From Geotalea uraniireducens Rf4:
AGGTCGTATCTGTTGGTTGCTACCCAGTAGTCCTTGCCGTCAATACGGTAACCAACAAGGCGCAGCTCTTTCTCAGTCTGGTTTATACCTTTGGTGCCGAGAAGTACTATCTGGTCATAGAAGACAATACTGTCAGGATTTACGGCATTCTCTCTGATGACGGTTTTGTGTGTATTCTCCCTGATACGGCAGACAAAAAACTTCTCGGCGGCCTGCCACTGGTCAAAGTGATTATGAGACTGATACCCACGATCCATGACACCGGTTTCGCCTTTGTCGATGATCTTATCAACAAAGGGGCGCTCACCCTCTTTACCGTCGGTCAGGAATATCTTCCTTGGAATACCACGGTTGATATCGAAGCCGATATGGGCCTTGGCCTTCTTAGAGCCGCTTCGGTAATCTGCCCATTCCATAGATAGAACAGCATCTATCAAAGAACCGTCTATGGATACCAGATTGCCAAGGTGAGCATATTCATCGGGAAGCACTCTGCCTGCTTGCTTGACAAGATGCCCGAATACCTCGGAAAGCTGTTCAAGACCACGGTTGTTGATTGCCTCAAAGAAAGAGCTCTTTTTGATTCCCTTGGGGGGAGCAACACATTCCTTGGCGAAGTCATCCTGATCCAGCGCCTGGAGAAGTTCGCTCCCGGAAGAGAACTCTTCCAAGTGATAAAAGATCAGGGCTTTTAGCTGATCATCGAAAGTCATTTGCAACGGGCGATACCCCCTGGATTCAAGTTCATTATCTGACTTGAATCTCTCAAAAATCGGGGTAAGAAGCAATTTGAAAGCGCGTGATTTTCGTCTTTGTTTCAGTCGTTTGAACGGTCGCATATCGTAACTCCTGTAATATTGGATAGTTACGAGTGCGGACCACCGTTTTTTTACTCAAAGTCAAGCAAATAATGCGGTATAACGCTGATTTTACAACTTTTTTACATTCTCAAAGAACCTTGCAAAGACCAAACCGGACAATGCTGATATTTACTTCGTTATTTTCTGGTTTCTGTGGTAGAAATTGTCGCGGAATCTCATTCAATCAAATTTGATCCGGCTCGCCTGCAATTATTTTAGCGGACAATTGTCTGTCAGAAAACCACAAGGAAAATGTCATGGTGAAAAAAATGGGCGCAGAAGAACCACGCTCTAATTATATAACCCCTGAAGGGGCAAAATGTCTGCGTGATGAACTGGATTACCTCTGGAAGGTGGAGCGTCCTCGCGTGACCCAGGCCGTTTCAGATGCTGCGGCAGAAGGGGACCGTTCGGAGAATGCCGAGTACATTTACGGCAAAAAGCGCCTGCGCGAGATTGACCGTCGTGTCCGATTCCTCATCAAGCGGCTTGATGCGCTGACTGTTGTGAATAATCAGCCGGAACGGCAGGGGAAGATATTCTTCGGTGCCTGGGTGCGCCTGGAAACAGAAGATGGCGACGAGGTGGTGTACCGGATAGTGGGACCCGATGAATTTGACGTGGCCAAGGGATTCATCAGCATGGATTCTCCCGTGGGACGAGCCCTCCTCGGCAAACAGGAAGGGGATGAGGTGGTGGTACGACGCCCGGCGGGTGCTACGACCTTCACTGTTCTTGATATAAGCTACCGGCCGTTTGCAACGGATTAGAACGGAAATGGCAACGGATGAATGCGTCAAGCTATGGGTAATTACTGAGGAGAGACAACGTGACACCTGAGCAGTTCATACGGGCTGGCCGGCTTGCTGTCGTCAACGCCGTCATCACCATTCCGCTCTTTCTCCTCTCGATCATGCTCGGTTTGCAGAGCGATTACGGGGCGCGGGCGCTCCAAACGATGCTGATGGTGGCCTCGACGCTTCTTTTTGTCTATATCCTTCTGGCGCTCAAGGAATTCATCAACAGCCGCCA
This genomic window contains:
- a CDS encoding IS4-like element ISGur4 family transposase, with the translated sequence MRPFKRLKQRRKSRAFKLLLTPIFERFKSDNELESRGYRPLQMTFDDQLKALIFYHLEEFSSGSELLQALDQDDFAKECVAPPKGIKKSSFFEAINNRGLEQLSEVFGHLVKQAGRVLPDEYAHLGNLVSIDGSLIDAVLSMEWADYRSGSKKAKAHIGFDINRGIPRKIFLTDGKEGERPFVDKIIDKGETGVMDRGYQSHNHFDQWQAAEKFFVCRIRENTHKTVIRENAVNPDSIVFYDQIVLLGTKGINQTEKELRLVGYRIDGKDYWVATNRYDLTAEEVAQVYKLRWNIETFFGWWKRHLKVYHLIARSEYGLMVQILGGLITYLLLAIYCREQHQEPVSISRVRELRNQIANEAAAEQQSRRTRIQGNSNKIRQLKRKKRRAKT
- the greB gene encoding transcription elongation factor GreB, which gives rise to MVKKMGAEEPRSNYITPEGAKCLRDELDYLWKVERPRVTQAVSDAAAEGDRSENAEYIYGKKRLREIDRRVRFLIKRLDALTVVNNQPERQGKIFFGAWVRLETEDGDEVVYRIVGPDEFDVAKGFISMDSPVGRALLGKQEGDEVVVRRPAGATTFTVLDISYRPFATD